From one Amycolatopsis sp. FDAARGOS 1241 genomic stretch:
- the nuoF gene encoding NADH-quinone oxidoreductase subunit NuoF, producing MPDPITPVLTKRWLSPNSWRIETYEQLEGYTAARKALAGTPEQLVQLVKASGLRGRGGAGFPAGVKWSFMPPNFDKPHYLVINADEGEPGTCKDIPLMMADPHSLIEGCIIASYAMRSNHCFIYVRGEALHCIRRLNAAAREAYAKGYLGKNIFGTGYDLELTVHAGAGAYICGEETALLDSLEGRRGQPRLKPPFPAAAGLYAAPTTVNNVETIASAPFIVNAGSDWFREMGREKSPGPKIYSISGHVEKPGQYECPLGTTLRELLELAGGMKDGIPLKFWTPGGSSTPMFTAEHLDIPLDFEGAAEAGSMLGTTAVQVFNETVSVPWAVMKWTQFYEHESCGKCTPCREGTYWLAQILERMVEGHGTAEDIDTLLDVCDNILGRSFCALGDGAVSPIQSGIKYFRQEFLDLCEKNKAAQPELVGAQA from the coding sequence ATGCCTGATCCCATCACTCCGGTCCTCACGAAGCGCTGGCTGTCGCCCAACTCCTGGCGCATCGAGACCTACGAGCAGCTCGAGGGCTACACCGCCGCGCGCAAGGCGCTCGCCGGCACCCCCGAGCAGCTGGTGCAGCTGGTGAAGGCCTCCGGCCTGCGCGGCCGCGGCGGCGCGGGCTTCCCGGCCGGCGTCAAGTGGTCGTTCATGCCGCCGAACTTCGACAAGCCGCACTACCTGGTGATCAACGCCGACGAGGGCGAACCGGGTACCTGCAAGGACATCCCGCTGATGATGGCCGACCCGCACTCGCTCATCGAGGGCTGCATCATCGCCTCGTACGCGATGCGGTCGAACCACTGCTTCATCTACGTGCGCGGTGAGGCCCTGCACTGCATCCGCCGGCTCAACGCGGCCGCGCGGGAGGCGTACGCGAAGGGCTACCTCGGCAAGAACATCTTCGGCACCGGTTACGACCTCGAGCTGACCGTGCACGCCGGTGCCGGCGCGTACATCTGCGGCGAGGAGACAGCGCTGCTCGACTCGCTCGAGGGCCGCCGCGGCCAGCCGCGCCTCAAACCGCCGTTCCCGGCGGCCGCCGGCCTCTACGCCGCGCCGACCACGGTGAACAACGTCGAGACCATCGCCAGCGCGCCGTTCATCGTCAACGCCGGTTCGGACTGGTTCCGCGAAATGGGCCGCGAGAAGTCGCCCGGCCCGAAGATCTACTCGATCTCCGGCCACGTCGAGAAGCCCGGCCAGTACGAGTGCCCGCTCGGCACCACGCTGCGCGAGCTGCTCGAACTCGCCGGCGGCATGAAGGACGGGATCCCGCTCAAGTTCTGGACGCCGGGTGGCTCGTCCACGCCGATGTTCACCGCCGAGCACCTCGACATCCCGCTCGACTTCGAAGGCGCCGCCGAGGCCGGCTCGATGCTCGGCACCACCGCGGTGCAGGTCTTCAACGAGACCGTGTCCGTGCCGTGGGCCGTGATGAAGTGGACGCAGTTCTACGAGCACGAGTCCTGCGGCAAGTGCACGCCGTGCCGCGAGGGCACGTACTGGCTCGCGCAGATCCTGGAGCGCATGGTCGAGGGCCACGGCACCGCCGAGGACATCGACACGCTGCTGGACGTCTGCGACAACATCCTCGGCCGCTCGTTCTGCGCGCTGGGCGACGGCGCCGTGTCGCCGATCCAGAGCGGGATCAAGTACTTCCGCCAGGAGTTCCTCGACCTGTGCGAGAAGAACAAGGCCGCCCAGCCCGAACTGGTGGGAGCTCAGGCATGA
- a CDS encoding NADH-quinone oxidoreductase subunit C has protein sequence MSPVAENPENPETPGKPETGGEQSSAERPAGGLEPHGTEPAAPAEPVVAGRVRKGMFGVTGSGDTSGYGGVRLPAYSPAPAERPYGGWFDEFADEFLAALADNKIPPSAILQTTVHHGEITFYVDRAHLVDVARVLRDDAGLRFELLSSVSGVDYGVDVPQRLHSVYHFTSMTYRRRIRLEVTLDVEDPHLPSLVGLYPTADWQERETYDMFGIVYDGHPALTRILMPDDWDGFPQRKDYPLGGIPVEYKGAEIPPPDQRRSYS, from the coding sequence GTGAGCCCGGTGGCTGAGAACCCCGAGAACCCCGAAACCCCCGGCAAGCCCGAAACGGGCGGTGAGCAGTCCAGCGCCGAACGGCCCGCGGGCGGCCTCGAACCGCACGGCACCGAACCCGCCGCGCCGGCCGAACCCGTCGTCGCGGGTCGCGTCCGCAAGGGCATGTTCGGCGTCACCGGCAGCGGTGACACCTCCGGTTACGGCGGCGTGCGGCTGCCCGCCTACAGCCCGGCGCCGGCGGAGCGCCCGTACGGCGGCTGGTTCGACGAATTCGCCGACGAGTTCCTCGCGGCGCTGGCGGACAACAAGATCCCGCCGTCGGCGATCCTGCAGACCACGGTCCACCACGGTGAGATCACGTTCTACGTCGACCGCGCCCACCTCGTCGACGTCGCCCGCGTGCTGCGCGACGACGCCGGCCTGAGGTTCGAGCTGCTGTCGTCGGTGTCCGGAGTGGACTACGGCGTGGACGTGCCGCAGCGGCTGCACTCCGTCTACCACTTCACGTCGATGACCTACCGGCGCCGCATCCGGCTGGAGGTCACCCTCGACGTCGAGGACCCGCACCTGCCCTCGCTCGTCGGGCTCTACCCGACGGCCGACTGGCAGGAGCGCGAGACCTACGACATGTTCGGCATCGTCTACGACGGCCACCCGGCGCTGACGCGGATCCTCATGCCGGACGACTGGGACGGCTTCCCCCAGCGCAAGGACTACCCGCTCGGCGGGATCCCGGTCGAATACAAGGGTGCGGAAATCCCGCCGCCCGACCAGCGGAGGTCGTACTCGTGA
- a CDS encoding NADH-quinone oxidoreductase subunit B family protein, with amino-acid sequence MGLEEKLPNGILLASLEGLVNWARKNSLWPATFGLACCAIEMMTVGGSRYDIARFGMERFSATPRQADLMIVAGRVTQKMAPVLRQIYDQMAEPRWVLAMGVCASSGGMFNNYAVVQGVDHVVPVDMYLPGCPPRPEMLLDAILKLHAKIQDEPINARRAAIRAASGARTELIPSSIKYAKK; translated from the coding sequence ATGGGCCTCGAAGAGAAACTCCCCAACGGCATCCTGCTGGCCAGCCTCGAGGGCCTGGTCAACTGGGCGCGCAAGAACTCGCTGTGGCCCGCCACGTTCGGCCTCGCGTGCTGCGCGATCGAGATGATGACGGTCGGCGGTTCCCGCTACGACATCGCCCGCTTCGGCATGGAGCGCTTCAGCGCGACCCCGCGGCAGGCCGACCTGATGATCGTGGCCGGCCGCGTGACGCAGAAGATGGCTCCGGTCCTGCGCCAGATCTACGACCAGATGGCCGAGCCGCGCTGGGTGCTGGCGATGGGGGTGTGCGCCTCCTCCGGCGGCATGTTCAACAACTACGCCGTGGTGCAGGGCGTCGACCACGTGGTGCCGGTCGACATGTACCTCCCCGGCTGCCCGCCGCGCCCGGAGATGCTGCTCGACGCGATCCTCAAGCTGCACGCGAAGATCCAGGACGAGCCGATCAACGCCCGCCGCGCCGCCATCCGCGCGGCCAGCGGCGCGCGCACTGAGCTGATCCCGTCGTCGATCAAGTACGCGAAGAAGTGA
- a CDS encoding NADH-quinone oxidoreductase subunit A: MLPVLAQADPSGAAAAPGLKVYLPLVLLFVLAAAFATFSVLLGPLVGPSRYNKAKLSAYECGIEPSPQPLVGGGRMPVAYYITAMLFILFDIEMVFLYPFAVNANALGVFGLVEIVLFIVTVGFAYAYVWRRGGLDWN; the protein is encoded by the coding sequence ATGTTGCCCGTGCTGGCGCAGGCCGACCCCAGTGGAGCTGCGGCCGCGCCCGGCCTGAAGGTGTACCTGCCGCTCGTCCTGTTGTTCGTGCTGGCGGCCGCGTTCGCCACGTTCTCCGTGCTCCTGGGTCCGCTCGTCGGCCCGAGCCGGTACAACAAGGCCAAGCTCTCGGCCTACGAATGCGGGATCGAGCCTTCGCCGCAGCCGCTCGTCGGTGGCGGTCGCATGCCGGTGGCGTACTACATCACGGCCATGCTCTTCATCCTGTTCGACATCGAGATGGTGTTCCTCTACCCGTTCGCCGTGAACGCGAACGCGCTCGGTGTGTTCGGCCTGGTGGAGATCGTGCTGTTCATCGTTACGGTCGGGTTCGCGTACGCCTACGTGTGGCGGCGCGGCGGCCTGGATTGGAACTAG
- a CDS encoding demethylmenaquinone methyltransferase, whose translation MPRASLDKDPHEVAAMFDGVASGYDRANSFMTFGFDRRWRTTTARVLDAKPGEQVLDLAAGTGVSTVEYARNGAYCVAADFSLGMLRAGLRRKLPMVAADALHLPFKDGSFDAVTISLALRNFVDTKAALAEILRVVKPGGRLVICEVSTPTFAPVRFVYRRFILKLLTWVGSRSSTNPEAYSYLAESMLAWPDQRALGEIIASAGWTEVEWLNLTFGVVAIHRAKKPASPPPPSTE comes from the coding sequence ATGCCCCGCGCAAGCCTGGACAAGGATCCGCACGAAGTCGCCGCCATGTTCGATGGTGTGGCGTCCGGGTACGACCGGGCGAATTCGTTCATGACGTTCGGGTTCGACCGGCGGTGGAGGACCACCACGGCGCGCGTGCTGGACGCCAAGCCGGGCGAACAGGTGCTCGACCTGGCGGCCGGGACGGGCGTGTCGACGGTCGAGTACGCGCGCAACGGCGCGTACTGCGTCGCAGCCGACTTTTCGCTCGGCATGCTCAGGGCGGGCCTGCGGCGGAAGCTGCCCATGGTGGCCGCCGATGCGCTGCACCTGCCGTTCAAAGACGGTTCCTTCGACGCGGTCACGATCTCGCTCGCGTTGCGCAACTTCGTCGACACCAAGGCGGCACTCGCCGAAATACTGCGGGTGGTCAAGCCGGGCGGCCGGCTTGTGATCTGCGAGGTGTCGACGCCCACATTCGCGCCCGTCCGGTTCGTGTACCGGCGCTTCATCCTCAAGCTGCTCACCTGGGTGGGCAGCCGGTCCTCGACCAACCCTGAGGCGTACTCCTACCTGGCCGAATCGATGCTCGCGTGGCCCGACCAGCGGGCGCTGGGCGAGATCATCGCGAGCGCCGGCTGGACCGAGGTGGAATGGCTGAACCTCACCTTCGGGGTCGTCGCCATCCACCGGGCCAAGAAGCCGGCCTCCCCACCGCCGCCCTCCACGGAGTAG
- a CDS encoding NADH-quinone oxidoreductase subunit G, whose amino-acid sequence MTIAPDKPATEETPVPEGHVKLIIDGEEVIAPKGELLIRTAERLGTVIPRFCDHPLLDPAGACRQCLVEVEMGGRPMPKPQASCTMTVADGMVVKTQLTSPVADKAQQGVMELLLINHPLDCPICDKGGECPLQNQALAHGRTDSRFVDTKRTFPKPLPISAQVLLDRERCVLCQRCTRFSAQVAGDPFIELLERGAHQQIGTAETADVLDLASRTTSGEPFQSYFSGNVIQICPVGALTSAAYRFRSRPFDLVSAPSVCEHCSSGCAERTDFRRGKVQRKLAGEDPEVNEEWLCDKGRFAFRYVQADDRIRRPLVRNEDGVLEEASWTDALRAAAAGLEKARDGKGVGVLTGGRLTVEDAYAYSKFARLALRTNDIDFRARAHSAEELAFLTSSVVATTPETGVTFGELEKARTVLCVAFEPEDEAPIVFLRLRKAARKNRTRVVHLGQWTTSSVRKTFGELLACVPGGEAAAVDGIAQHAADLDEALSAGGAVVLVGERAAEVPGLFSSLRALAERTGARLAWIPRRAGERGALATGCAPTLLPGGRSVSDDTARAEVAKRWGAELPAQPGRDTTGILRAASGGELDGLVVGGVDPNDLPDPDLARRALDNAGFIVSLELRASEVTERADVVLPVAPSVEKAGSYLNWEGRRREFDITLEGTGALTDGRVLDTLAVEMDVDLFTQTPAAAAGDFAKLGQGTASWGHVVTGAQAAPVPGTGEAVLATWRQLIDNGSLQDGEPHLKGTQRKPVARLSAKTAEGLGATVRVETERGSITLPVEVADLPDGVVWLPGNSDGSAVRAALAAGHGALVQISGGEQ is encoded by the coding sequence ATGACGATCGCGCCCGACAAACCAGCGACCGAAGAGACCCCGGTCCCCGAGGGTCACGTCAAGCTGATCATCGACGGCGAAGAGGTCATCGCACCCAAGGGCGAGCTGTTGATCCGCACCGCCGAGCGGCTCGGCACGGTCATCCCGCGATTCTGCGACCACCCGCTGCTCGACCCGGCCGGCGCCTGCCGCCAGTGCCTCGTCGAGGTGGAGATGGGTGGCAGGCCGATGCCGAAGCCGCAGGCGTCCTGCACGATGACGGTCGCCGACGGCATGGTCGTGAAGACGCAGCTCACCTCGCCCGTCGCCGACAAGGCGCAGCAGGGCGTGATGGAGCTGCTGCTCATCAACCACCCGCTCGACTGCCCGATCTGCGACAAGGGCGGCGAGTGCCCGCTGCAGAACCAGGCGCTGGCCCACGGCCGCACCGATTCGCGCTTCGTGGACACCAAGCGCACGTTCCCGAAGCCGCTGCCGATCTCGGCGCAGGTGCTGCTGGACCGCGAGCGCTGCGTGCTCTGCCAGCGCTGCACGCGGTTCTCGGCGCAGGTCGCCGGCGACCCGTTCATCGAGCTGCTCGAACGCGGCGCGCATCAGCAGATCGGTACCGCCGAGACGGCCGACGTGCTGGACCTGGCTTCGCGCACGACCTCGGGTGAGCCGTTCCAGAGCTACTTCTCCGGCAACGTCATCCAGATCTGCCCGGTGGGCGCGCTCACGAGCGCCGCGTACCGGTTCCGGTCACGCCCGTTCGACCTGGTGTCGGCGCCGAGCGTGTGCGAGCACTGCTCGTCGGGCTGCGCCGAGCGCACGGACTTCCGCCGCGGCAAGGTGCAGCGCAAGCTCGCGGGCGAGGACCCGGAGGTCAACGAGGAGTGGCTCTGCGACAAGGGCCGCTTCGCCTTCCGCTACGTGCAGGCCGACGACCGCATCCGCCGCCCGCTCGTGCGCAATGAGGACGGCGTGCTGGAGGAGGCCTCCTGGACCGACGCGCTGCGCGCCGCGGCCGCCGGGCTCGAAAAGGCCCGCGACGGCAAGGGCGTCGGGGTGCTCACCGGCGGCCGGCTGACCGTCGAGGACGCCTACGCGTACTCGAAGTTCGCCCGGCTCGCCCTGCGCACCAACGACATCGACTTCCGCGCCCGCGCGCACTCGGCCGAGGAGCTCGCGTTCCTCACCTCGTCGGTGGTCGCGACGACGCCGGAGACCGGCGTGACCTTCGGGGAGCTCGAAAAGGCCCGCACCGTCCTGTGCGTCGCCTTCGAACCGGAGGACGAAGCGCCGATCGTGTTCCTGCGGCTGCGCAAGGCAGCCCGCAAGAACCGCACCCGCGTGGTCCACTTGGGACAGTGGACGACCTCGTCGGTGCGCAAGACCTTCGGCGAGCTGCTGGCCTGCGTGCCGGGCGGCGAGGCCGCGGCGGTCGACGGCATCGCGCAGCACGCGGCCGACCTGGACGAGGCGCTGAGCGCCGGCGGCGCCGTGGTCCTCGTCGGCGAACGCGCCGCCGAGGTTCCCGGGCTGTTCTCCTCGCTGCGGGCGCTGGCCGAGCGCACGGGCGCGCGGCTCGCGTGGATCCCGCGGCGGGCGGGCGAACGCGGCGCACTGGCCACCGGCTGCGCGCCGACGCTGCTGCCGGGCGGCCGGTCGGTGTCCGACGACACCGCTCGCGCCGAGGTGGCGAAGCGCTGGGGCGCCGAGCTTCCGGCGCAGCCGGGCCGCGACACCACGGGCATCCTGCGGGCCGCCTCCGGCGGTGAGCTCGACGGGCTGGTCGTCGGCGGCGTCGACCCGAACGACCTGCCCGACCCGGACCTGGCGCGCCGCGCGCTCGACAACGCCGGCTTCATCGTGAGCCTGGAATTGCGGGCGAGCGAGGTCACCGAGCGGGCGGACGTGGTCCTGCCGGTTGCGCCGTCGGTCGAGAAGGCGGGCAGCTACCTCAACTGGGAGGGCCGCCGCCGCGAGTTCGACATCACGCTCGAGGGCACCGGTGCCCTGACCGACGGCCGGGTGCTCGACACCCTCGCCGTCGAGATGGACGTGGACCTGTTCACGCAGACGCCGGCCGCCGCGGCGGGTGATTTCGCGAAGCTCGGCCAGGGCACCGCGAGCTGGGGCCACGTCGTCACCGGAGCGCAGGCCGCGCCGGTACCGGGTACCGGCGAGGCCGTGCTCGCCACCTGGCGGCAGCTGATCGACAACGGCTCGCTGCAGGACGGCGAACCGCACCTCAAGGGCACGCAGCGCAAGCCCGTGGCGCGGTTGTCGGCGAAGACCGCGGAAGGCCTCGGCGCCACGGTCCGCGTCGAAACCGAGCGCGGCTCGATCACGCTGCCCGTCGAGGTCGCCGACCTGCCCGACGGGGTCGTGTGGCTCCCGGGCAACTCCGACGGTTCCGCCGTCCGCGCCGCACTGGCCGCGGGCCACGGCGCGCTGGTGCAGATCTCCGGAGGTGAACAGTGA
- a CDS encoding geranylgeranyl reductase family protein, with protein sequence MTITRRNPDHDADVIVVGAGPAGSTAATYLARAGVDVLLLEKTEFPREKVCGDGLTPRGVKQLIDLGLDTSEGAGWVHNRGLRIITGDLTLELDWPDLTSYPPYGVARTRQDFDDLLAKTAVKAGARLYERTTVTGAITNSAGRVVGVEAKVGPEKTPVSYRAPLVLACDGVSARLALSVGIEKNEKRPMGVAVRRYYKSPRHDEPFIEGHLELWDRSDPRDPKLLPGYGWAFPLGDGTVNVGLGMLSTSGSFRNTDYRALLRQWLDGTPEEWGYREENAIGKVGGAGLPMGFNRTPHYRDGLLLLGDAGGMVSPFNGEGISAAMESAQLAAEVVVQALARREGPSRERALEGYPRAVGELMGGYYRLGNVFAKLIGNPKVMHVCTKYGLRINKILPLVYKGLSGCYDAKGGDGVDRLIAALARVTPSPR encoded by the coding sequence ATGACGATCACCCGCCGCAACCCCGACCACGACGCCGACGTCATCGTGGTCGGCGCCGGACCGGCCGGCTCCACCGCGGCCACCTACCTCGCGCGCGCGGGTGTCGACGTGCTGCTGCTGGAGAAGACCGAGTTCCCCCGCGAGAAGGTCTGCGGCGACGGCCTCACGCCCCGCGGCGTCAAGCAACTCATCGACCTCGGCCTCGACACGAGCGAGGGCGCGGGCTGGGTCCACAACCGCGGGCTGCGCATCATCACGGGCGACCTCACGCTCGAACTCGACTGGCCCGACCTCACCAGCTACCCGCCCTACGGTGTCGCCCGCACGCGCCAGGACTTCGACGACCTGCTGGCCAAGACGGCCGTCAAGGCGGGCGCGCGGCTGTACGAGCGCACCACCGTCACCGGTGCCATCACCAACTCCGCCGGCCGCGTCGTCGGCGTCGAAGCCAAGGTCGGGCCCGAAAAGACGCCGGTCAGCTACCGCGCGCCGCTCGTGCTGGCCTGCGACGGGGTGTCCGCGCGGCTCGCGCTGAGTGTCGGGATCGAGAAGAACGAGAAGCGCCCCATGGGCGTCGCCGTGCGGCGGTACTACAAGAGCCCGCGCCACGATGAGCCGTTCATCGAGGGCCACCTCGAGCTGTGGGACCGCTCGGACCCGCGCGACCCCAAGCTGCTGCCTGGTTACGGCTGGGCGTTCCCGCTCGGCGACGGCACCGTCAACGTCGGGCTCGGCATGCTTTCCACGTCCGGCTCGTTCCGCAACACCGACTACCGCGCGCTGCTGCGCCAGTGGCTCGACGGCACGCCCGAGGAGTGGGGCTACCGCGAGGAGAACGCCATCGGCAAGGTCGGCGGCGCCGGCCTGCCCATGGGCTTCAACCGCACCCCGCACTACCGCGACGGCCTGCTGCTGCTCGGCGACGCCGGCGGCATGGTGAGCCCGTTCAACGGCGAAGGCATCTCCGCGGCCATGGAGTCCGCGCAGCTCGCGGCGGAGGTCGTGGTGCAGGCGCTGGCCCGCCGCGAAGGGCCGTCGCGCGAGCGCGCGCTCGAGGGCTACCCGCGCGCGGTCGGCGAGCTGATGGGCGGCTACTACCGGCTCGGCAACGTCTTCGCGAAGCTCATCGGCAACCCGAAGGTCATGCACGTGTGCACCAAGTACGGGCTGCGGATCAACAAGATCCTTCCGTTGGTGTACAAGGGACTTTCCGGCTGCTACGACGCCAAGGGCGGCGACGGCGTCGACCGCCTCATCGCTGCTCTCGCGCGGGTCACCCCCAGCCCCCGCTGA
- a CDS encoding NADH-quinone oxidoreductase subunit D, translating into MTTSENLSDVTTGTDTSAEGAESFEYADSRDTTEGRVYTVSGGDWDDVVSDAQHDERMVINMGPQHPSTHGVLRLVLEMEGETVTQLRSVIGYLHTGIEKNCEFRTWTQGVTFVTRMDYLAPLSTEMAYCLGVEKLLGVQAPPRAELLRVMLLEINRIGSHLVYIATGGMELGATTAMTLGFREREEVLHLLEFLTGLRMNHAFIRPGGLAQDMPEGFEEKVTEFVKVMDKRLPLYDKLFTGQPIWRNRLKGVGVLPVDACLALGVTGPILRSAGLPWDLRKTEPYSRYDEFEFDIPTSTDADCWARYLIRVEEMHQSLRIIKQVLKKLEPGPVMVEDKKIAWPAQLSIGSDGMGNSLEHVKKIMGQSMESLIHHFKLVTEGFRVPAGQVYSPVESPRGEIGAHLVSDGGTRPLRVHMREPSFVNLQSMPAMAEGGLVADVIAAVASIDPVMGGVDR; encoded by the coding sequence GTGACTACCAGCGAGAACCTTTCGGACGTCACCACCGGCACCGACACGTCCGCCGAAGGCGCCGAGAGCTTCGAGTACGCCGACTCGCGCGACACCACCGAGGGCCGCGTCTACACCGTGTCCGGCGGCGACTGGGACGACGTCGTCTCCGACGCCCAGCATGACGAGCGCATGGTCATCAACATGGGCCCGCAGCACCCGTCGACGCACGGTGTGCTCCGGCTCGTGCTGGAGATGGAGGGCGAGACCGTCACGCAGCTGCGGTCGGTCATCGGCTACCTGCACACCGGCATCGAGAAGAACTGCGAGTTCCGCACCTGGACCCAGGGCGTCACGTTCGTGACGCGCATGGACTACCTCGCGCCGCTGTCCACGGAGATGGCCTACTGCCTCGGCGTCGAGAAGCTGCTGGGCGTCCAGGCCCCGCCGCGCGCGGAGCTGCTGCGCGTGATGCTGCTGGAGATCAACCGCATCGGCTCGCACCTCGTCTACATCGCCACCGGCGGCATGGAGCTCGGCGCCACCACGGCCATGACGCTCGGATTCCGCGAGCGCGAAGAGGTGCTGCACCTGCTCGAGTTCCTCACCGGCCTGCGCATGAACCACGCGTTCATCCGCCCCGGCGGCCTCGCGCAGGACATGCCGGAGGGCTTCGAGGAGAAGGTCACCGAGTTCGTCAAGGTGATGGACAAGCGCCTTCCCCTGTACGACAAGCTGTTCACCGGCCAGCCGATCTGGCGCAACCGCCTCAAGGGCGTGGGCGTGCTGCCCGTGGACGCGTGCCTTGCGCTCGGCGTCACCGGCCCGATCCTGCGCTCGGCGGGCCTGCCCTGGGACCTGCGCAAGACAGAGCCCTACTCGCGCTACGACGAGTTCGAATTCGACATCCCGACCTCGACCGACGCCGACTGCTGGGCGCGCTACCTCATCCGCGTCGAGGAGATGCACCAGAGCCTGCGGATCATCAAGCAGGTCCTGAAGAAACTCGAACCGGGCCCGGTCATGGTCGAGGACAAGAAGATCGCGTGGCCCGCGCAGCTGTCCATCGGCAGCGACGGCATGGGCAACTCGCTCGAGCACGTCAAGAAGATCATGGGTCAGTCGATGGAGTCGCTGATCCACCACTTCAAGCTCGTCACCGAGGGCTTCCGCGTGCCGGCGGGCCAGGTCTACTCGCCGGTCGAATCGCCGCGCGGCGAGATCGGCGCGCACCTGGTGTCCGACGGCGGCACCCGGCCGCTGCGGGTGCACATGCGCGAGCCCAGTTTCGTGAACCTGCAGTCGATGCCCGCGATGGCCGAAGGCGGGCTGGTGGCCGACGTGATCGCCGCGGTCGCCTCGATCGACCCGGTGATGGGGGGAGTGGACCGATGA
- the nuoE gene encoding NADH-quinone oxidoreductase subunit NuoE → MTYSTATPEPGPRHAKETHAAAGGDTDVVAIAPDPAAAAGILADNPPVDVFEEDIHTKAEEIIARYPVARSALLPMLHLVQSVQGFVSQEGIAFCAKHLDLTDAEVSAVATFYTMYKRRPCGEHLVSVCTNTLCAAMGGEAIYKKLQTHLGSADAPLGHEETAGTPNEPGSITLEHAECLAACDLAPVIQVNYEYFDNQTPEKAVALVDALQAGKKPAPTRGAPLTNFKGAELQLAGFFPEDEQTYRGDVDGPSQAVETLRGAQIAADRGWTAPATQDVPLPELEKK, encoded by the coding sequence ATGACGTACTCGACTGCGACGCCCGAGCCGGGGCCGCGGCACGCGAAGGAGACGCACGCCGCCGCGGGTGGCGACACCGATGTCGTCGCCATCGCGCCGGACCCGGCCGCGGCGGCGGGCATCCTCGCCGACAACCCGCCGGTGGACGTCTTCGAAGAGGACATCCACACGAAGGCCGAGGAGATCATCGCGCGCTACCCGGTGGCGCGCTCGGCGCTGCTGCCGATGCTGCACCTCGTGCAGTCGGTGCAGGGGTTCGTGAGCCAGGAGGGCATCGCCTTCTGCGCCAAGCACCTCGACCTCACCGACGCCGAGGTCAGCGCGGTCGCGACGTTCTACACCATGTACAAGCGCCGCCCGTGCGGCGAGCACCTGGTGAGCGTCTGCACCAACACGCTGTGCGCGGCGATGGGCGGCGAGGCCATCTACAAGAAGCTCCAGACGCACCTCGGTTCCGCCGACGCGCCGCTGGGCCACGAGGAGACGGCGGGCACGCCGAACGAGCCGGGCTCGATCACCCTCGAGCACGCCGAGTGCCTCGCGGCCTGCGACCTCGCGCCGGTCATCCAGGTCAACTACGAGTACTTCGACAACCAGACGCCGGAGAAGGCCGTCGCGCTGGTCGACGCGTTGCAGGCGGGCAAGAAGCCGGCTCCGACGCGCGGTGCGCCGCTGACGAACTTCAAGGGCGCGGAGCTGCAGCTGGCCGGGTTCTTCCCGGAGGACGAGCAGACCTACCGCGGGGACGTCGACGGGCCGTCGCAGGCCGTCGAAACCCTTCGGGGCGCGCAGATCGCGGCCGACCGCGGGTGGACCGCCCCGGCGACGCAGGATGTCCCACTGCCGGAACTGGAGAAGAAGTAG